The sequence ATTATCCAGTTGAGATTATGTTGAAAAACACTAGTTTATTCATGTAAGTGTTGGTACAATGAATACAAAGCAACTCAGCAGTCCTCTCTTTGTTCACTCTATAGCCTGGTCACTCAGTAGGGATGTTGGCTGCGGTGGAACATGGTCCTGTCCTCTGCAGTGACTCCAACATCCTCTGCCTCTCATGGAAAGGAAGAGTTCCTAAGAGTGAGAAGGAAAAGCCGGTGTGCAGGAGGCGCTACTACGAGGAAGGATGGCTGGCCACCGGAAATGCAAGGGGTGTAGTTGGTGTGACATTTACCTCCAGTCACTGCAGGAGGGACAGGAATACTCCACAGaggattaattttaatttaagggGGCACAACAGCGAGGTTTGTGTTTCACATGAAACATCTGTctttgatatataaatatatatatatatatatatatgtatatatacgtatatatatatatatatacgtatatatatatatacgtatatatatatatacgtatatatatatatatacgtatttatatatatatacgtatatatatatatatattgctgcctCTGTCTATTTTAAAGGTCATGTATCTGTCGCACAAAGCTGCAGTGTTACTAAATTTAGTCATAAAAATGAGGCTATCAGTAAGTGGCACATGCATCCAGATTATTTTTAGTGCACATTTGGCATATATAGTATTATGTTTAAAGTACACTGCAAATTTTTAAAAAGCTAATGGAAATGGTGTTAACACAGGTATTGCTATaccttttatttaatgtatttgttacTAACATAAAAATGATCTTTAATCTTCAACTTAAGATATAAATGTCATcagtgtctcttttttttttgcttactctTCTGATTCTAACTATGTAAACATACACTGTTAAGGCCAATCCAGGAGCCTTTTTAAAGGTTaccagaataataaaataattgaaaaccAGTCACCGCCTCATACATAACCAAAACTAACATGAGAGCTGTTTGTATTTATGCAGGTTGTTCTTGTTCGCTGGAATGAGCCGTTTCAGAAGCTTGCTACTTGTGATATGGAAGGGGGGATTTTTGTTTGGATACAGTATGAAGGGCGATGGTCCGTGGAGCTGGTTAATGATCGAGGCGCCCAGGTAATGTGCTACATTTATAGAGTCAATTTTGCACCCCGGGTTTAAAATGTATCATATAGCAATGACAGTTATATAATAACTTTTAAATGGTACGTTAAATTAGGTTCGAGCTATGCTTGCAGTATTAGTAATGTGTTGACAAAACCAGTTGTGTTGTAAACTGTTACAGGCTTGGATATGTGTATGGATAAGCTTCCACTAGAAGGCAGATCAGAGAACACTGACCAGGTTTTAATAACaagttttaaaatattactgATCTTTCGCCGTTTCTGCTTTGTCTGTAGGTAAGTGATTTTACCTGGTCCCATGATGGTACTCAGGCTCTGATTGCCTACAGAGATGGCTTCGTCTTGGTGGGCTCAGTCAGTGGTCAGAGACACTGGTCATCTGAGATCAACCTGGAGAGCCAAATCACCTGTGGAATCTGGACTCCTGATGACCAGCAGGTAATTTGTCGAGAACATGAAGTGTTTAAGTCAAACTGCACTCAAATAGTTTTCAAATAGTTTTAAGGGATGCTATAGTTAAACCACTTATGGTTCTATAAGAAACTGtatttgtaatagagatgtgtaAGTAAGTGTAAAGAACCCTTTAATAGTCAGAGAAGCCATCTATTAATGTAAAGGTTATTTACCATCTTCTTTGGCATtgttcaaagaaccatttgaagcatctttatttttaagaatgttgTGTGTGGAAATAATGAGTATTTAACGGTATTCACCTGTATGCACGTAGGTGTTGTTTGGAACAGCAGATGGTCAGGTGATTGTAATGGACTGCCATGGTCGTATGCTTGCTCATGTCCTGCTGCATGAATCAGATGGCATTGTCGGCATGTCCTGGAACTGCCCTGACTTCCTGGTGGAAGACAGCACTGAGAGTGATACAGACACTGACGAAAATGCCCAGAGTCAAGGTACAACTTATTAATACACTGAGTTCTTTTAATATTTGTGATGCTATTCTTATCCACAGATAGTACATTTATACAGATACAAACACAGAGTCTCTTGAAGTGCCTGTTTGATGTGTTCTATTGCTTCAGCTCACTCTAAAATGTCTTTCTTTTGAAGGGCGTAATGTGAAGCCACTTCTCACAGTAAGCTTCATTTCTGGAGACATTAGTCTAATGAACAATTATGATGACCTTTCGCCTCACGTAATCCGCTCAGGACTGAAAGGTAAAGCAGTGAGGCTCTCAATTTAAAGTGTGCATAAAACATTAATTGGGGTTGCAGTTATATAACAGTGATATCAGTTCATTGCTAAACCCTCTGCAATGGGATGAATCAACACAAAATTCTTGACATATTACTCTGTACAACATAATCCACTCAAGCTGTTCTTGTACAGATGTGGAGGTGCAGTGGTGCTCTCAGGGAGACTTGTTAGCTGTTGCTGGAATGGAGAGACACGGGCTCCCTTCGGAGTCAGCCTGCGCCTCCATAATGAGAAATGCCCTCGTCAAGTTCTACAATGTTCAAGGAGAACATATATACACTTTGGAAACCCCTGCACAGGTAAACTCACAAAGATGTTTGTCATTCTGAATATAGGTCAATGGTACAGCAATGGCAGCAATAATTCACCAGTTAGGAGTCTTATATgcttattaatattaatctaattcTCTAAAAGTAATAATTCTGCTACACAATTAAGTGAAAAAAGAGTAATCCTCATGAAAAACTTTGTCCTTTAAACATATGGACATTTAAATCTGAACTGTCTCTAAAATAATTagaattgttattttattttatttattaagtgtaATTAATAGAATGAATGTTAAAATGAAGATTAatgtccatatgtttaaataCGTTAATAGATGACTTGTGGTTTTCatggggtgtcctaattttttaACCTGATTGTATGCatctttataaaatgtataaatctgaCTCCTTTCACCATTACAGACTAACAGAGCATTCATCTGTTGAAGGGTTAGAAATGCATAAAATACTCCAATATAATTTCAGTATGATTTTCTGGTTAGCCAGTTTCAGTCTGTAAGGATCACTGATAGACCAGTATGCATGTAAAGTTTTTCTGCTCTAATTTCAGAGGCCTATCACCACTATCTGCTGGGGTCACCGAGACTCGCGTCTGTTCCTGGCGTGTGGACCAGCACTATATGTTGTGCGTGTAGAGCACAGGGTGGCTAGCCTCCAGCTGCTGTGTCAGCAGGGCATAGCCAGTGCCCTGAGGGAAGAGAGAGATGTGGGTAAACTGAACATGCCCTCCCTCCTCTGTTCCTACGTTACCAGTGCATTCATCCCAACTATCAAGGTAACTAACTAACAGTGTTTTCTGGGGCcccatatatattaaatatatattaaaaatagcaGCAGTTCAGGATAATTTAGTACAAACCTTTCTTTGCTATCTGCAGCCTCCCATTCCTGATCCAAACAACATCCGCGACTTTGTCAGCTACCCCACAGCGGGGAATGAGAGATTGCACTGCACAATGAAGCGAGCAGAAGATAATCCAGAGGCTGGAGGGCCATGCTACACCCTCTATCTGGAGCACCTGGGAGGCCTGGTGCCTATCCTCAAAGGTCGTCGAATCAGCAAATTACGTCCAGAGTTTGTTATAATGGACCCCAAAATGGACAGCAAAACAGGTGGAGCTGAATTCTGTGGTCACAGTTTTGTTCAGAACTAAAATGACATGGATCTCTTCAGAAGTAGAAAAAAGGTTTTGATTTTTCTAACACTGTGATTGAATTTCAGATGAAGTTTGCGTGAATGGGATGATATCCTACATGACCGACAGCTGCAACTGCTCTGACTCTAGTGATATTGAGTTGAGTGATGAGTGGGTTGGAAGGAAGTCGCCAAAGCTTTCCAGGGGAAACAGGTCCCCTAAACTTCCCAGGTTCAGTGTTTTTATGCTCTCACTGAAATTATGAAAGATTAattaatatagtattttaaaGTGATATTTGGCTGGTAAACCAGTTCTTGACCAGCAGAGTGTATGTTGTAGTGTAGGTTTAAGTTGGTCATGCTtggccatgctggtcaaccagattTGTCAAGCTAGGTCATACTGATTATCTGGTTAAGTAAGGTTGATCTTATTCTCAtcttattttgttgtgttttattaaTTAGAATCAATATGGAATCAAGAAAGTCTCCCAAACTTGCCCAAACATCTCAAGAAATGTCCAGGTCTCCACGATTACCAAAGAAACCTACCATACGGTCTCCAAGTCTCACTCGCAGGGAGTTTCCAATAGATGGAATGAATGAGGTAGtagattatatttatttctttttttaattactttattccTGATCTTTTTTATTTGAGTGTTTTAAATGTACTTATGTTTTTGCCTTGCAGCATAACTATCTGGCTCAAGTCACCTCTAACATTTGGGGCACAAAGTTTAAGATTGTGGGACTTGCCTCCTTTTTGCCAGCAAATTTGGGAGCAGGTAATAAAAAACGCTGTTAGATGAAATCTTAGGACTTGTTTTTATGGAATAATCATTGCTAATCTATTTCTGTTATGTCTTCATTATGTTACAGTCATATATAAAACCAGTTTGTTGCACTTGCAACCACGCCAGATGACAATCTATCTACCAGAGGTCCGTAAAATTTCACCAGACTTTATGAGTCTACCAGTCTTCAATCCTAATGTGTTCAGTGAAGACGAAGATGATTTACCAGGTAAACATATATGTGACAAAATCTTACATTTGAATTAGTAATGATGAATGACTGAATTATTAAATGACAGTATTCATGTGTATAACCTGTTAATACGACACTATGACTTTCTTTTCAGTGATGGGACCCTCAGGGGTGTCTGCTGATAATCCTCCCTGCACAGTTAATATTCCGATCGCTCCAATACATAGTCCTGCTCAAGCAATGTCACCCACACAGAGCATAGGACTCGTCCAGTCTCTCTTGGCAAATCAGAATATTCAGCTTGATGTCTTGACCAACCCCACGGCCACAGCAGCTGCAGCTGCTGCGGCGGCAGCTGCCAATGTAACAGTTCCTGATCATACACCAGACAACATGACTGCACAGTACACTGTACCAACAAGATACTCCAGTCCTGGACAAGTCATTTTTAGTGGCCTAGAAATGGGCAACCTTTTGAGTGGGACACTTCCTCCTCCACCACACCATTTGCCACCACAACCGCATCAGCAGCGCCAGCAGCAACAGGAAGACCATCATCAAACATCTAAACATCAGGCTCAAACACAACAGCAGCATCTGAAGCTGCAGCAGCACCAACaagcacagcagcagcaccaaCAACCACTGCAGCAGCATCAACAGCACATGCAGCACCAACAGCAGCTGCAAACACAGCATCATCAACAAATGCAGCAGCACatacaacaacagcaacagcagcagttgcagcagcagcagttgcagcagcagcagttgcaACAGCAGCAGTTGCAGCATCATCagctgcaacagcagcagatgcagCAGCACCATCaccaactgcagcagcagcagcaacaactgcaacagcaacaacaacaactgcAGCAGCATCATCAGCAAATGCAACAACAGCAACTGCAACAGCAAGTCCAACAGCATCAGCAGGTGCAGCAGCAACATCAGCAGCAAATCCAGCAGCAGCACCATCAGATGCAGCTCCAACATGAGCAgatgcaacagcagcagcaacagattCGCCAACAAATTCAAGAGAtgaggcagcagcagcaacagcttcAGCAGCAGCATCAACAAATAcaacagcagcatcagcagatGCAAAGGCAGCATCAACAAATGCAGCAGCAGCTCAAGATGCAGATATCATTGCCACCTCCTCCAACAGCATACACCCCCATTTCCATGCATCAGCTCCAGATGATGCCCCAGATTCCTCACCCAGACCAACCCCCAGACAGAGTAGAGCAAACACACACTCTGAAGGTCCCTTCCAGGCCACAGTCGTTTATTGAAAATGACACGTCTCTTGAGATTCAGATGCGTAAAATGAATCCTCCACCACCTTACCCAGGGAcagtggtgtctgcagctgctgctgttcctccgACAGTTCCCCCTCCAGTCCTCATCACTACCAGTGAGAATGCTAACACACTGTCACCGGACTCATGCTTAACTAAGGACGAGTTCTCGCTTCATCCAGTGGGCCTCCAGTACCCGACTCCTTTGGGTTATGAAAGGATTACAACTTTTGACAGCAGTGGAAATGTAGAGGAGGTGTGTCGGCCAAGGAGACGTCTCATACGGAACCAGAATGCTTATGGCATTCAAGGAATGGGTAGTTCAGCTACGCTGAAAGTCACTTCATCGGAAAACAAGAAGGTCCAGCTTCCCTATAGCTCGGCAACCCTGAGCCGCCTTTCCTTGCCTCGATACTCTATACCAAGTGGAGATCCACCACCATACCCTGAGCCTCCTAACCAGATCAATGTCATTAGGAGTCCTACCCAAAGGATTGACAGCAGTCTTATCCATGCAACTCTGCGACGGGATCGCAGAGAAAATGCTCTGAAGATTTCTCAAATGGTAGATTCGGTGAGGACTTTACCAACCAAATCTAAGGTTAATAGCGCACTTGCACTTTCTTACCAACCCAGGATCCCCACTGCGTTGTACACTTGCACTCAGTGCagcagtaacagcagcagcactagtgTAAGTGTTAGCGGTGGTGGGACCAACAGCAGTGGCATTGCAGGTGGAACTGTAGTGCGGCAGGACTTTCCCCCTGGCAAAGGGGCCCAACACAGTACTATAATTGTGCACTCCAAAAGTGCTTCACCTCTGGCGTCACAGTCTTCATACAACTTGCTGAGTCCAGTTGAGAACAGTCGAGATAGGACTGTGTACATCAACTCTGCCTTCACTGAAGACGAGACACTAAACCAGCAGTGCCATTTGGAAAAATCAGTGCGCCACTTAACTCTTGGAGATGTAAATTTAACAGTGAAACGCCCACCACCCTACCAGTGGGACTCCCCTTCCTCAGACCAAA is a genomic window of Astyanax mexicanus isolate ESR-SI-001 chromosome 14, AstMex3_surface, whole genome shotgun sequence containing:
- the tulp4b gene encoding tubby-related protein 4; this translates as MSRDYEEPGHSVGMLAAVEHGPVLCSDSNILCLSWKGRVPKSEKEKPVCRRRYYEEGWLATGNARGVVGVTFTSSHCRRDRNTPQRINFNLRGHNSEVVLVRWNEPFQKLATCDMEGGIFVWIQYEGRWSVELVNDRGAQVSDFTWSHDGTQALIAYRDGFVLVGSVSGQRHWSSEINLESQITCGIWTPDDQQVLFGTADGQVIVMDCHGRMLAHVLLHESDGIVGMSWNCPDFLVEDSTESDTDTDENAQSQGRNVKPLLTVSFISGDISLMNNYDDLSPHVIRSGLKDVEVQWCSQGDLLAVAGMERHGLPSESACASIMRNALVKFYNVQGEHIYTLETPAQRPITTICWGHRDSRLFLACGPALYVVRVEHRVASLQLLCQQGIASALREERDVGKLNMPSLLCSYVTSAFIPTIKPPIPDPNNIRDFVSYPTAGNERLHCTMKRAEDNPEAGGPCYTLYLEHLGGLVPILKGRRISKLRPEFVIMDPKMDSKTDEVCVNGMISYMTDSCNCSDSSDIELSDEWVGRKSPKLSRGNRSPKLPRINMESRKSPKLAQTSQEMSRSPRLPKKPTIRSPSLTRREFPIDGMNEHNYLAQVTSNIWGTKFKIVGLASFLPANLGAVIYKTSLLHLQPRQMTIYLPEVRKISPDFMSLPVFNPNVFSEDEDDLPVMGPSGVSADNPPCTVNIPIAPIHSPAQAMSPTQSIGLVQSLLANQNIQLDVLTNPTATAAAAAAAAAANVTVPDHTPDNMTAQYTVPTRYSSPGQVIFSGLEMGNLLSGTLPPPPHHLPPQPHQQRQQQQEDHHQTSKHQAQTQQQHLKLQQHQQAQQQHQQPLQQHQQHMQHQQQLQTQHHQQMQQHIQQQQQQQLQQQQLQQQQLQQQQLQHHQLQQQQMQQHHHQLQQQQQQLQQQQQQLQQHHQQMQQQQLQQQVQQHQQVQQQHQQQIQQQHHQMQLQHEQMQQQQQQIRQQIQEMRQQQQQLQQQHQQIQQQHQQMQRQHQQMQQQLKMQISLPPPPTAYTPISMHQLQMMPQIPHPDQPPDRVEQTHTLKVPSRPQSFIENDTSLEIQMRKMNPPPPYPGTVVSAAAAVPPTVPPPVLITTSENANTLSPDSCLTKDEFSLHPVGLQYPTPLGYERITTFDSSGNVEEVCRPRRRLIRNQNAYGIQGMGSSATLKVTSSENKKVQLPYSSATLSRLSLPRYSIPSGDPPPYPEPPNQINVIRSPTQRIDSSLIHATLRRDRRENALKISQMVDSVRTLPTKSKVNSALALSYQPRIPTALYTCTQCSSNSSSTSVSVSGGGTNSSGIAGGTVVRQDFPPGKGAQHSTIIVHSKSASPLASQSSYNLLSPVENSRDRTVYINSAFTEDETLNQQCHLEKSVRHLTLGDVNLTVKRPPPYQWDSPSSDQMWMPQDQNMLTSPPGPHKPPPLLLSQAQHLDITRMPFLLSTKPPSSPSTMTLPSPYQISLSPFPPGMGHGGPQLQSLQSPQQACGTSDMVTSVPFNQQDPTLVLPPGYANNMANLACCPLPPMYPGASSCTNLQLHPVALHPWSTYSACPPMHDHSATLPSKMHQGLEKPVLSPPPPPPPPPPPPPPPPLPPPPPPAELMNHQSTSEVLADSGESFQEQSSLNESPVPQGADRFSKKSRKRLDSRAEEANMSSVSESKSKKEGRALSDFNSLISSPRLGVREKKKPKGQKEQLNKAKKLSRTTNEFQDSSESEPELFISGDELMNQSQSSKKGWKSKRSLRTANELEEIKCRKANEREDRGLGSQGFVYVMANKQPLWNEATQVYQLDFGGRVTQESAKNFQIELDGRQVMQFGRIDGNAYILDFQYPFSAVQAFAVALANVTQRLK